DNA sequence from the Perca flavescens isolate YP-PL-M2 chromosome 3, PFLA_1.0, whole genome shotgun sequence genome:
atattataGAGCAGTTCACTCTTTGATGCATTTTCACAAGTTTCCATGTAGCCATCTTATCCTTCAAATCCTTCAAATATAAACTAAGATAAACCTTCATTGATCCCCACAGGGGAAATTCACGTGTTGCAGTAGCACAGAGACAATGGAGAATAATGTTCTTACTATTTGCAGATGAATATAATAAGAATGTAAAAGGTTTCAGAGACCaagtgtgttttggtgtatgCTTATTTAGCTTAAGCCATAACTATAAGATAGTTAGGGTCACAGTGGCCTCGAGCAAAGTACATtgagtaataataacaaatgaGGACGAGACATAAAACAGTGGCCCCCACCCTGGCGGGTGTTGTGTGAAGATAGCAGTCCCggtgaggaagaagaagaagaagaagagggggccCAAGAAAGAAAGTATAAGAGATGAGGGGAAGAATAGATCGGGGCTCACGAGGTCTGACAGTCTAGAGCTATGTGGACCGGCTCTGGCTTTTAgtctgttgctagggaaacGTAGTCTCTGCGTGCTTTGTGATCCCACAGATCTGTGTATTGAAACTCTGATGCTTGGCTGATTAAACGAATGCATTTGACTTTATGTTACCGTCTTATTTGGCTCTTGCTTAGGATCAATGTAATTCCAATATAACGAATGCGCGGGGGGTATATAGGTCTTTTATTTGGAGTCAGACACATTGAGAGGAGGAAATCCctaacaacataaaaaaaagtcacttttGAATAGAGTTGCTTATatttaaagacaaaaatatgaagaaaaaaaacacaagaacagACAAAGTGATCAACAAATCAGTTCATTTCCTGCAGCTGGATGCAAGCTGCAGATGTTTTTGCCCTCTTGCGGTCTCCTCTCCGGGTGAAGAATCCCACTATGAGCACCATGACGGGCAGAGCCACACAGAGCACGATGCGGCTGATGGGCAGCTCGACAGGACAGTCTATGGTGGGTGGAGAAGGAATCAGATTCTGGGCGGTGGGAGGATCTTGGAACAAAAAGGTGGAAGTGAAGTACAGAAACTCAGCCGTGCGGTTTTATATACTAAGGTCTATANNNNNNNNNNNNNNNNNNNNNNNNNNNNNNNNNNNNNNNNNNNNNNNNNNNNNNNNNNNNNNNNNNNNNNNNNNNNNNNNNNNNNNNNNNNNNNNNNNNNNNNNNNNNNNNNNNNNNNNNNNNNNNNNNNNNNNNNNNNNNNNNNNNNNNNNNNNNNNNNNNNNNNNNNNNNNNNNNNNNNNNNNNNNNNNNNNNNNNNNNNNNNNNNNNNNNNNNNNNNNNNNNNNNNNNNNNNNNNNNNNNNNNNNNNNNNNNNNNNNNNNNNNNNNNNNNNNNNNNNNNNNNNNNNNNNNNNNNNNNNNNNNNNNNNNNNNNNNNNNNNNNNNNNNNNNNNNNNNNNNNNNNNNNNNNNNNNNNNNNNNNNNNNNNNNNNNNNNNNNNNNNNNNNNNNNNNNNNNNNNNNNNNNNNNNNNNNNNNNNNNNNNNNNNNNNNNNNNNNNNNNNNNNNNNNNNNNNNNNNNNNNNNNNNNNNNNNNNNNNNNNNNNNNNNNNNNNNNNNNATGAATGTTGGTTACAGATTGTAGTTTCTACTTCTTACTTGTAAGTGGACGTCTCCTTTAAAGGCAGCTGTGCTCAATGAGAAAGTGGCGACGCCATCACTGTCGGTTGTGAGATTCTGTAACCAACGCGATGACCACCTTTCACCCTCAAACAGGAACACCGGCATGGCAGGAATGGGCGTATTATTGTAATAAACCGCTTTAACCTGTCGGAAGCACAACGTTGTATCACCGAGAATGCCCACTGCTTCAGCTGCACTGTGTATAGAAGCACATTGAAGAAGTGAAGCCCAAATGCACTTACTTTTCCTTCCACATTTGATCCTTGGTTATAAATCTTGGGAGTGTCGGTGAAAGACAGCTTTCCAACAACATAAGAAATCACCGTAGTCTTCTCTTGGGAGCGTGAAATCCCTGTACAAAGAAGGCATGTTACAACAACAATGTGGACGCCATATTGTTTCAATACATGGCATAGTCATTTTGTCATTATAGGCCAACTAACTCTTTTTGAAATATAAGTACAATATACATTAGGACTTGCCTGTCCCCTCCTCTTCCATATTTGCACTGAGTTGCAGTACATCTTGCAGAGCCTTCTGCGCAATTCTTGTGAAAGTTGACATTGCGAAGCTGAAAGCGGCACAGCCTCTCTTGTCCGTCTAGAAAGCACAATTAAATAATGTCCAAGACTGGAAAAAGTGAAGGACATTTCAAACTTTCACACGTCAGACCCTTATTACTTAAAAACTTTTGACTGTTAAATTGTCCAACTACCATCCCGTGtataaaaatgaacttttaCACTCCCAAATTTGTACATCAGACCAACAAGACAGATGACCATATGTAGTGTTAAATGTGCACATTATGTAGGAGGCTATGGACCTTGCTTCATGAGACGGTCACCATAGCTACTGTACCTGCTTTGTCTCCTTGTAGCAAGGCATCGGGATTACATCGATTCCCTCTGGATGTTCAGGGGTGATTGGACGGGGTATAACATAGGCATCAAGAGGTCGGCACACCTTCAAGTCAACACTGCCTGGCACAGGCTGTCCGTATGTATACCTAATTAGatgaaatggagaaaaaaaaaaaaaaagaaagcattcCCTAAACTGGACCCATTTTAGATTATTTAAGAGTAATGAGCAAAAGAGCTTTTACTTACGTTGCACAGACTTCAGCTTTGACTTCTTCCTGATCAATACTTACTTCATCAGGTGCATTTATTTGTAGGTCAAATTTAGGCAAAACTGGAGACAAAGGGATTATTAGCATGTTTGCTTCATTAAACCAATTAAAAGtaatagttaaaaaaagaaagattaccatatttttccaccttgaagctgtgttgtattttagcggACCCAATCGACACAGTAACTTGGTAGGCTCCTTCACGGGCCTCAGAGTTCAAGGTGTAAGAAAGCTGCAATATCTTCCTATTGGAGGAGGTTTCATTCAGCCACTGGCCAATCCTGTTGCTGTTAGAATCCTGTTAAGTGAAGTAAAGAACATGGGACAACGGGAAACTCATGAAAAGTGGCATTTCTTCTACAAGATGGCAGATTAAAGTGGGCCAGGGTTTGGTGTAAAATTGTCTGAGTAGGAAATACGGATACACACAAGTGCAGTGGCAGGCTAATATCAGTGGCTAGTTAGATATATTGGTCTTCGTGTATAATGGGCATTTGTACAGAATTTGCTGCAAAAGTATAAACATTTGtgtcatttcctttttaaaagcaaGTTTTATGTAGTATGACAATCCTATCTTAACTTttggtccacttactagctagTCTTGGGAGTTTTAGCAatgcaaaaaaattaaataaactccCATCTAATGATGAACATTAGAGGCTGTTAATATCTCCAGAaaagccccccacacacacacacacacacacacacacttttttggcaAACCAAAAATGCAGCCTGTAAAGCAAGAATTTGTGTCCAAGGTCATGCATGAATTCTGACACGTTAGTCATCGTTCATAAAGGTCTTGTTCAAGTTGTAAAACAGGCCTCCACACAATGGACTGGGCCGTTATCACATTTGATACAGAATCTGTCAAACATTCCATAAAGCTTGGACCTAATACGCTTATAATCACTTCATGTTTTTAGGAGATTAACATGCTGAACTTTTAATAGCCTAATAAGTCCACTGGAGCATTTTGCTTTAAGGCATTTGTattagaagaaaataaaaaataaaaaagttactgAGTTTAATATACCCAGTATGTTAAAGTGTAGATATTACTCTTACCTCCATTGCAATTAGATCGTACtgtaagagaaagaaagatttgTTAAAGCACAAGCTGCTTTGTATTCCTAGCATCACATTGACAATAATGAGTTAAAGACTGGCGCTCTTAGATTATTATGATTTATAGTTTTCTGGAGAAAAGAAACCGTTCTATTGTAATCTTTAGAATAGATTCCAGTGTTATTTCCAATTCTATAGGATCATTTGTGACAAAATGTTGCAAACTGGGTCAGCAACCTTCAAAGCAGCTTGGTAGGTTTACCTAAAAAAGGGGCTGTGGTTGTTCTGACCCAGAGCTTCACCAGGAGCTCAGATTGTGGTTCAATCCAAACTAAAACCTGCACCATTACCAAACCATAATCACTGATACGGTTTATGAAGGAGACCTGAAGAAAGGAAAGCCTGTTCAAACACTCACCAGCTGATTGACAGGTCTTAACTTGGTATCCAGTGTGATGACTCTGAAATGCACTGAGAGACATGCAGAGAGATTACATCAAGCCTTTCCAGCTCTTCTACAGCAGTGGTAGACATCCTATCAGGCCAGTGATTGGTCTTCTGTTAATTGAGACATTACACAGCCTTGGATTTCAATAAAGTGGATAGTTTTACACGGACACTGCCGTTAAGGGATAGCACCAATTTTGACATAAGATACCTTGTTTTAAATATAGTCAGAGTGTGACATTACTAATATATCCAGAATGTGGAGACTTGTGTGCTCTCAACTGCAGCAGGGGAAAAGTAGTACATTTCATTTATACTATTATATATAGACACTGTACATGCCAACATATTTCTGGGCTTCTGTGAATTTAACCTCTACAGCCTGTTAAAACGACTTGATATTCTGGGGCACAATCAGTTTCTCACTACCGGTTAGAGCCAGTAGTCAGAGCTGACACATTTCCATCATTGTGgggctttattttaaaatcctgGGAATGTCAATATATAAGATTTGATATTGTGGGAATACATTTTACATGCAGTGCTGCATGCACAGAAATTTGTAAAGAGAAACCTTTCTATATATGGTACCATATTGTGTACTACATCATAGATCTTTGATTTATTCGCACAACACAAAGTGGCATAAACTAATTAGATAAGTAACAAAGCAAAcctagattaaaaaaaaaaagctaatctAAAGTAACCATCATAAATAAAGTACAAACCATCAGCTCTAAATTACCCGTTTGTCCTGGGAGGTAGATCGGTTTATCCGTTTGGATGAAGGTCATTGGTTGATAGACTTTGATTAGAACTTTTCGGACTTCTTTAGAGTAGAATGTGTCGCCTCGTACCTCCACCTCAAAGTTCTGCACCACTTCATCCTGCACTAAAGGAACCTGTGACAAAGATTTTATAGACCGAGAATCATTACATCCCATTCAAACACGATTTATGAAAATTTAACTCTGTTGCAActtaaatggttaaaaaaaaataaagaaaatcacATATTTACAACAGCAGTTTACACAATTATGCATTTATATTGTGTGCTTTCCTTTACAAATCTGTGTGTACGGGTTAAGAAATCCCATCAATGGTTTCCAACTAAAATCTTTCCAAAACTTTTTGGGGAAATGAGCAAATCAGGAAAGTTGCTGACCTTAAATTCAATGCAGGTATGAAATTCTATACTGGAGGTCTTCTCCAGAAGGGTTGTATTCGCCTCTTCTGACATCAGAGTGACGCTCATTTCCAGAGTCTCGCTGGGCTCCAGGAGACTGGCACAGAATTTGGTCTCAGCGCCAGATTCAAGAACTGCAGGAATGGCTACCATGTACTGCCtacagccacagacacacacagtacacatctCACTGGATCCGATATGGAAATAACCCCAACCCAGAAGATTATGCAGCATTAAATCCTTACCAGCTATCAAGTCATTCAACCACAggctattctttttttaactggGGAGGTAACTTACGGTCCTGCCGCCGCTTGGCCCACGCACATCCAGCTCAAGAAGACACACAGTTTCCATGTCCACATCTGGATCCCAGGATGACCCATGACTGAATGAGATCATCATGAGTCAGCATCTGTTTAATAGTCTGATAGAGAATCCCACCCCATCCTCTATTTGATTTTAAGGTAGCCCATTTAATCATTAATAGACTTCATGTTGTGGTGTGTAAGGCAAACTGCAATTTACAGTTTAATTAGGTCATGTTTAAAGTCCAGAAAATGTGTCattccaagtgtgtgtgtcatcGAAAGAGttccttctgggggaatttctgagtctcagattCTAAATCTGCCATATTGTGCTTTGAATGTCACGTAATTggactttcctgtgtttttggttaggCGCACAACTATAGgggggccaaaatgtattgtgaacccaaattgatatacggaccggatctaaatctgcaaggggccggatttggcccgcgggccgtgAGTTTGACACATGAGAGCTAGAGCTAAACaataagagattgttgtagcaaccaacggaATAACAAATTAATACAGCGCATTTCATAAGAACAAACCCAAGGACGCTTTTAAACAAGTAGAGGGAGACAAGGGAAAAGagaaatagtaggccaacacaaacatggaCTGGAAGGACTGGATCATTTAATGTAGGCTGCTGAAACCTCTACAACCACATCGCGCAATCCATGTGGTGTTAGAAGAATGAAATCTAAAAATGGATACACATTTACATGAGAGCCAATTCGGGGGGGGGATTTTGACCCCCCCAATCCCGTCATTGCGTCCATCCATTGGGACTGGGACTCGGATTTAACTTAAAAGAAAGCAACATTTGTAAACTCTTCCGTTTGCTTTAGAAGGCTATACAGCTGAACCAGAGTCTCCGATATCCCCGCCGCCCCGCCACAAAACTGGAGAGTAACCAAAATCCCCAAAAGTGAATGCCTTTAATTAAGTGAAAGACCCGCGTAGCAGCGCCATGTTTCAATTCCAGCTCCCCGAGCGGAAGTCTTACCTCTTTCAGACCCCCTACCACGGTTGGGCTGAGTTGTCTGATCGGGGGCTCAACGCTCCTTTTGGAAATTGGGACCAAGCCCGTCTCCATCGGTATATATCCCTGGTCATGATGACAATTCAGATCACCTGTGTCCACCAAGGACCAATCAACAATTACCTTAGGTGCTAGAAATGGGTGGGGCTTACACGTCACATATCGGCTAAGATCACATATTGGCCTACtccaatatcttttttttttttttttttattattgtgaaaCAGATTTGGAGTCTTACTTTTTTTTGAACCCACCAACTGTATCTACTCCTTAAACCTTACAGATATCATCTGTTTCTACGATAATTCAGGTGATGGTGCTCTTGAGTATCTAATAAATGTTGTTATTCTGTATGCAAAATTCTATATTCACAAGCAGAAATGTTCTAACTCATCTCCTACTTTTGTACCTGTTCTCATAGAATTAAAATCTCTActgctatatttaacagtgagttcatttcattcaggtgtgaggatggtggaccaggaaagacaggggaaggcaacaggGAGGTCTAACGTTAGGTGGAGGTGTAGGGGGAGCCGcttgataccaacagattaATATCCTAATATTAATATGGAAACACTAATATAGAAAATctattacataatgtttgtttgacaatatgtcttagtggagaagaacacagacaaggagtgaatgagacagacatgaggtgggcgatgacatcaggtagagatgagaccagtgatgacatcaggtagagatgagaccagtgatgacatcaggtagagatgagaccagtgatgacatcacgtagagatgagaccagtgatgacatcaggtagagatgagaccagtgatgacatcaggtagtcCAGTATGGTTTCTGTTGACCAACGTATTCACCGTGTCCTTTTTGGGGAAAAGAGAGTGCAGACGGAGATGGAAACTATAAAAATCAGCCTAGATGTCTGACAGTGGGGACGTAGTAAACAAATCAGAACGCACATTTAAACATCTGCAACGCATATGCTTGAATGCAcacttattaattaattaatttatgttttattttttattttttaggggGGGGCACcaaaattgttgctgcatacccctctgacactgggtagttgGGTAGTTGGGCCCCTGCTCCTTGTACACGAACAATGTTCCCAATGCTCGAGttcaagtgcagctttaaatcgTCAGTCCCCTTTTTAAACGAACGTTGGACTCGTGGACATTCActaaaagaccctaggttgcattttggccaCGGTTTTGGCTTTCCTAGCTTGTTTTGCTGGGTTGACTTTTTGTGCTTCCTTACTGTAAAGTTATTTGTAGCATAATTTCCTGGCCTGGCCTAATGCACCAGCCTCATAAATATTTAAGTTTAACGTTAATAATACTTTTTAGCTACCGTTTCAACCTGAAATCAATACTTACAGGACATCGTAGCTTTTActgtggacaaaaaaaagaaatctgaactAAGAACTTTTTTTTCATCTAAGGAAGTCAATGTTATTGCACTTCCATGGCAAGAATAGCATGCGTGTCAGCATCTTTTATTAAAGAGAATTAGTGTAAATCTCTCTCACGCATAAATCTTACCTCAACACTAACTTAGGGTCATTTTAAACATCATAAACATAGCAATGCATGgcaaacattgcattttaacaATACTTTTGAGAGGACTCccccccttaaaaaaaaaaaaaaaaaaaaaaaagctaatgctaatgaATATAATTAGTGTCATGCTGGAAACATGGAAACATTTTAGCCAAGAACGACTGCTGACAGTGATGTCTTTGTGTTTACAGGAGGATCTGGGGGCCGCAGGGAAAACCTGGCAAGCAACACTTTTCCTCCTTCCAGGGGCAGATAATGGTTTTCTGCCCCCCCGCAAAAGAACTTGAGGAACGGGCTAAACTTGGATTAGGTAAATGTGAGATTAAAGCACATAAGACTCGAGCGTTATTTACTTTGACACCTTATCTAACCTTCTTGCAAAGGAAACTATGGAATGAGCTGCTTTGAATTTGATGTTGGCTTGAGCCTGTCTGGTCCCATTTGTTATACTGTCTCTATATTGGGAAACAATTGACtatgttaaaatacattaagcatttgttttaaagaaatattataGAGCAGTTTACTCTTTGATGCATTTTCACAAGTTTCCATGTAGCCATTTTATCCTTCAAATCCTTCAAATATAAACTAAGATAAAGCTTCATTGATCCCCACAGGGGAAATTCACGTGTTGCAGTAGCACAGAGACAATGGAGAATAATGTTCTTACTATTTTCAGATGAATATAATAAGAATGTAAAAGGTGACCaagtgtgttttggtgtatgCTTATTTAGCTTAAGCCATAACTATAAGATAGTTAGGGTCACAGTGGCCTCGAGCAAAGTACATtgagtaataataacaaatgaGGACGAGACATAAAACAGTGGCCCCCACCCTGGCAGGTGTTGTGTGAAGATGGCAGTCCCggtgaggaagaagaagaagaagaagagggggccCAAGATAGAAAGTATGAGAGATGAGGGGAAGAATAGATCTGTCTAGAGCTATGTGGACCGGCTCTGGCTTTTTGTCTGCTGCTAGGGAAACGTAGTCTCTGCGTGCTTTGTGATCCCACAGATCTGTGTATTGAAACAGAGCACGATGCGGCTGATGGGCAGCTCGACGGGACAGTCTATGGTGGGTGGAGAAGGAATCAGATTCTGGGCGGTGGGAGGATCTTGGAACAAAAAGGTGGAAGTGAAGTACAGAAACTCAGCCGTGCGATTTTCTCCCGTGTTCACCTGACACCTccacttcctgttgttgtcatcCCTCCGGAGTTTAATGACCAGCGTGATGTTGCAGCGAGTGAGGATAATCTGCTCGGACCTGCGCAGAGGAgaaacaaatgttaaaaaaacgcATCGGTGAGCCACGCTGTTGCACtggctgacatgttccttcatcaccatgaacaaacacacactagtttatttttgactcaatcccacacacaTACCGTCCAGTGTTTCCCAAACCTTTTCACATCAAAGACCCTTAAATTGACACAAACTAGACCACGGACCCCCAAGATTTTGGCCCATTGTCCCCCCCACCCGATAGGATATTTgcttgcttttagatgttttattacagaaagtgtatgaaaaGTGTATTTGAtcaaaacatactgtacattcagtCATTGTGTTAcggatggaattatagtgaaaataaattactcCCCTTTATGCTGGGGACCCCCATGGAACcccctcaaggacccctgggggtcccTGGACACCGCTTTGGGCACCACTGCACTACAGCACCGAATTAATCCGATGCTGAAATTAGTCCCAAAGAAATGCACatttcctcctgtttgtttGCTTTAAAAATCATCGACcaaaaaagtatatatttgCGAGTTATTTTAAAGAACCAATGTGCTCTGGGCTGAGAAACTACAAAAACAACTCATCGTTGGTTTTAGGAATTTTGTGAGATTTGTTGACGATAATAAAAGTTAAGAATAATATCAGCCTGGTCCTTTAATGTTAAGAATACTGTGTTTAGTATTGTAATGTATGGAAGCCAATTTCTGCCAGGaaaatcaattcaattcaattttatttatagcatcaattcataacaagagttctcTCCGGaccctttacagatagagtaggtctagaccacactctataatttacaaagacccaaatattctagtaattcccccaagagcaagcaggaAAATCATAGATTAATTGTCTGTATTTTATTACTTAGCTAACTTTTCAGCTGTTTGTTTAACACAGATAGGGTgttaattactttttaaaggACAGCTTAGATTTGAAAGGGgtgaggggggaatgacatgcagcaaagggccgcaggtcggagttgaacccgtgGCCACTGCATCATGGagtaatattatttatatatatatatatatatatatatatatatatatatatatatatatatatatatatatatatatatatatatatatatatatatatatacagtgggggaaataagtatttgaccccttgctgattttgcaggtttgcccacttacaaagaatgcaaaaatctacaattgtaatcatatgtacattctaacagggaaagacagaatcccaaa
Encoded proteins:
- the LOC114552933 gene encoding alpha-2-macroglobulin-like, encoding MGHPGIQMWTWKLCVFLSWMCVGQAAAGPQYMVAIPAVLESGAETKFCASLLEPSETLEMSVTLMSEEANTTLLEKTSSIEFHTCIEFKVPLVQDEVVQNFEVEVRGDTFYSKEVRKVLIKVYQPMTFIQTDKPIYLPGQTVHFRVITLDTKLRPVNQLYDLIAMEDSNSNRIGQWLNETSSNRKILQLSYTLNSEAREGAYQVTVSIGSAKIQHSFKVEKYVLPKFDLQINAPDEVSIDQEEVKAEVCATYTYGQPVPGSVDLKVCRPLDAYVIPRPITPEHPEGIDVIPMPCYKETKQTDKRGCAAFSFAMSTFTRIAQKALQDVLQLSANMEEEGTGISRSQEKTTVISYVVGKLSFTDTPKIYNQGSNVEGKVKAVYYNNTPIPAMPVFLFEGERWSSRWLQNLTTDSDGVATFSLSTAAFKGDVHLQVRSRNYNL